The DNA window CCCCCGGCGCATTGAACAGGTCGGCGCCCTGGTGCTTCTCGGGCTGCCACAGGCCCACGACCGCCCCCGACGGGTCGCTGACCATGGCCATCCGACCCTGATCCATGACGTCCATGGCCGGCATGACGACGGCGCCACCCGATGGCTCGACCGTGGCGAGGACGGCATCGACGTCCTCGACCAAGACGTAGGAGCTCCACAGCGACGGGACGCCGGCCGCGGCCAGCGCAGGCTGCTGCGGCGTCATACCCGCGACCAGCTTCTCGTCCTTGGAGAACATCGTGTACGCGGGACCCATGGGCGTCGGCAGGTCCTGCGACGTCCAGCCAAACAGCTCCGTGTAGAACGCGCGGGCCCCCTCGACGTCCGTC is part of the Actinomycetes bacterium genome and encodes:
- a CDS encoding VOC family protein — encoded protein: MRYPHGLFGWVDLTTTDVEGARAFYTELFGWTSQDLPTPMGPAYTMFSKDEKLVAGMTPQQPALAAAGVPSLWSSYVLVEDVDAVLATVEPSGGAVVMPAMDVMDQGRMAMVSDPSGAVVGLWQPEKHQGADLFNAPG